The following DNA comes from Athene noctua chromosome 1, bAthNoc1.hap1.1, whole genome shotgun sequence.
GAAATCATCGCCCCAGCTGCTCCCGGCCGGCCGCCGGGACTCACCTTGTGCTGCTTCCACATGGCGCCCAGGGCCTTCACGTCGTGCTTGCCGTGCTGGCCTTCCTCCAGGCACCGGTAGCAGACGGGGCTGCGGCAGCTCACGCAGTACATGCTGTAGTTCTCCAGGTCGTGCTCGGCGCACGTCGGCAGcctgcggccgccgcccgcccccttcccgccgccgccgggggcgcCCGGgggtgcgggcggcggcgccAGGCGGTGCTTGGCGAAGGGCCCGCGGGCCGGGTGGCAGCGGAGCTGGCAGGGCCCGCAGTACAGCACCTCGCACTGCTCGCACAGCACGGCGGCCGGCTCGGGCGGGCTGCGGTCGCACAGCTGGCacttggcggcggcggcggcgcggccctgcTGGTACCGCTGCACGATGGCCTCCAGCAGCCGGTTGCGCTGGAAGCCGCGGAGGCCGCGCTGGTCCAGCGAGGCGCTCCGGTGGCACTGCGGGCAGGTGAGGGAGGAGCTggcggggccggcgccccgcggagccgccgccgccgctcccgggggcGCCGGCACCAGCGGCAGCACCCGCACGCCGTTGGGGGACTTGAGGCTGGGGGTGTAGGAGCCGTAGCCGCTGTCGGTCTCGCTGTGCAGGCTCAGCTTGTCCGCGtggtccccgccgccgccgccgccgcccgccgcgcacTCCGAGTCCAGGCAGGCGGCGGAgcccgcggccgctcccggccccggccccgcggcggcggcggcgctgggcggcggcgcggggccccgCGGGTGGAGCAGGGGCGGCAGGTGCTGCTCGCTCTCCGGGGTCTGCACGGCGATGGTGCGGGCGCAGGGCAGGCAGACGTTGTGCGAGCAGGGCAGGATGATGGGCTCCCGGAAGAGCGAGCCGCACACCGGGCACTTCAGCTCCTCTTCCATGGCCGCGGCGCGGCTTTGtgcgcggggctcggccgggctcagGCGAGCGGCGCGGGGTCGCCGCCGGCTTCCCCCATCCCCCGCGGCGCCGTCCGCCGCCTACGGCgccggggggaggccggggggtccggcccccgctccccgccgggcggTTCAGCACCCGCCGGGGAGAGacagcgccgggccggggccggggccggggccggggccggggccagggccggaggaggaggaggaggaggaggaggagccggcCGGCGGCTGGAGGCTGCCTGGGGCGAGGGAAAGGCTCCCTCCCGCCCGCGGCTCGGGCAGGGAGCGCGGTGGGGCTGCTTTAACGTTGGTGGCATAGAGGAATAATATACGGGCAAgggaggcggggggaggagggagggcaggggtaGGAAGGGGCGGGAGGAGCCCTTTCCAGCGAATAAGTGGTCGCTCTCTCGACGGCTGGGGACGgcgaaaacattttttaaaggatcTCTGTACAGCGGTGTCTTTATATGTTTAAATAAAGCCATTGTTTGGGTAGCGGATTGAACGCAGGCGGGGTTCCGTTATCCCTAGGAGCCCTTTCCCCACTCCCCGAGGCAAGGAGGGCGCTTTCCAACAAACCGAGCCTGTGCCTCTCCTTCGTACAGACCTCGCCGTGCCCGAGCACGGCCGGGGTGCTCCGGATGTCAGGCACTGTTCgagggaagaatgaaaaaaggGTTAAAAGAGAAACGAGAAACCCGGTTACAAACGCTGTGGCTGGGAGGGAAGAGTGTAGCGAGCGGGGAGAGGTGCCGCAGCGCCCGGGCTCGTAGCCGCGTAACCCCAGCAGAAATTGGCTGCGAAGATAAATCAGGGATGACAGCTGAGAGTTTGTGAACTGAAAATAACTATCCTTAGAAGAAAGAAACCAGCACTGGGAAATCCCCCATCTGTTTTGTTTACTCTACATATGCTTAGCGTGGATGTAGCAGTGGTTTATTTTCATAGTGAAGAGATTATACATAAGAGGGATTTCACTGCTTTATTATTAccattgttattgttattattattattactattgttgttattattattattattattattattattattattattattattattatcctatctttttaaaaagccacatcCGTATTAACTTCAGGTCCATAAGCAGATCCtaattgtttgtttctttctttcttttaaaaatgcgAGCTGGTTGTTTCAGagcagctattttaaaaatgcagaactAACTGgtgtcaagtaaaaaaaaaaaaagagagagaaaatattaaatgcatcCCCCTCAGCATAATATTTCTTAGGACATGATGAGCATTTTTGACACGGGGTAGGAAAAGATTTTCTAgtttcaggttttgcttttgcCAGATTATTAAAGCTGTTGATGCATAGAAAAGGAGGAATGGGGACAGAGAGCGGGAATATATCAAAggttccatttttcttttcagtcttcccTCTGCCGTCTTCCTTCTTGCATCTTGCCTAGCTGTTCTCATGTCAACCTGAGGGGGAAAAATATTCCTGAGGGGTTTAAAGCTTTGGAGTTCCCCAGTTCAAGGTGGAAAGGGACAGGTTTGTCCTCTGGCACATAAAAAAAACAGCACTGACCCACATAAACCTGCCTGTCTTCTGGCTAGGTATCTTTTTCTCTCATGTGACCTCTGTGCTGAGATTGAGAGTTTACAGACTGTGTGTTTGGGCTGCCTCCAGCCAGAAACCTCAGCAGTGCAAGGAGTGTTCTGAAACACCATTGATTTCACAGCCACCTTATGTTACCGTATCACAGGGAAAAAGCTGTGGGTGAAATGCTGTTATCTTCATAGTCTCTGTTCTCTGCTCTACCATCTGTCAGCAGCAGGAGTGGATGTATGCTAAAGATTTCTTTCAGGTCTATAGGTGAATCTATGGCACAGATTTCAAGTCTATGTTGGAAGCCATAATCCTAAAGGTAATTAGGAATGCACAGTGGCTTTTTTCCTggacttttgctttctttctttacATGTGTTGTGTGTAAGATGACAGTGATCATAACGTATGTAATGGACATATTGGGTCTGAGACATCTAAGCAAAACTGGACATAGCAGACAAGAAGTGGTGGAAATTAAAAGCTTTGAATACCAAATCCGTCCAGCTCCCCTTTATAGCTGCCTTTTACCTGGGACTTCCACGGTTCTTATACAGTGAATTTTACATTTCCATTTTGACCATTACTCTAGAGTTTATGTAAAATCCTGGGATTGCTTGTGCTTGACTACAGAGGGAAATGGCAAGAAAGAAAACACCTCTGAATTACAACCACTCTCTTTCACACTGAAGTTTACTTCACATTTCCACAAACCTTAGCTGGCCTTAGAGCATATTTCCATAAGAGATGGCATTCAAAATGGAGATGAAGAAGTGATCTGATATTCTCTGTACTTGTACTTCATTCACTATCTTTTTCCACCTACTTTAGAAGTTTGTCTGAAGCATTT
Coding sequences within:
- the TRIM67 gene encoding tripartite motif-containing protein 67 isoform X13 — protein: MEEELKCPVCGSLFREPIILPCSHNVCLPCARTIAVQTPESEQHLPPLLHRAAGGGGGGGDHADKLSLHSETDSGYGSYTPSLKSPNGVRVLPLVPAPPGAAAAAPRGAGPASSSLTCPQCHRSASLDQRGLRGFQRNRLLEAIVQRYQQGRAAAAAKCQLCDRSPPEPAAVLCEQCEVLYCGPCQLRCHPARGPFAKHRLAPPPAPPGAPGGGGKGAGGGRRLPTCAEHDLENYSMYCVSCRSPVCYRCLEEGQHGKHDVKALGAMWKQHKVVWDQINHCTLKLRQSTGLMEYCLEVIKENDPSGFLQISDALIKRVQVSQEQWVKGALEPKVSAEFDLTLDSEPLLQSIHQLDFIQMKLAWFTFDPSSAHRDIVLSNDNQTATCNSYDDRVVLGTAAFSKGIHYWELHVDRYDNHPDPAFGIARINVVKDMMLGKDDKAWAMYVDNNRSWFMHCNSHTNRTEGGVSKGATVGVLLDLNKHNLTFYINGQQQGPPAFENIEGVFMPALSLNRNVQVTLHTGLEVPQCVKQPKLPNN